From a region of the Chitinophaga caseinilytica genome:
- a CDS encoding PepSY-like domain-containing protein has translation MKRVTLLLCAAIFTSSIAFSQQKSTKKSKTTAKKVEAPAPVKSAFEQNAQYAGTTDAAWVKTSGGNWIASFSRDSVKTAVEYNAEGAWVATRSEYLNGAVPETVLGTLKNKYPSAVVKEGWKIERADVASYYKVSIEENGAAKTVLMNDAGTIVD, from the coding sequence ATGAAAAGAGTAACGTTACTTCTTTGCGCTGCTATCTTCACTTCCAGCATAGCGTTTTCGCAACAGAAATCCACCAAAAAATCCAAGACCACAGCTAAGAAAGTAGAGGCTCCTGCGCCCGTAAAATCGGCATTTGAGCAAAATGCTCAGTATGCAGGCACTACAGACGCGGCATGGGTGAAAACATCCGGCGGCAATTGGATCGCATCCTTTAGCAGGGACAGCGTGAAGACCGCAGTAGAGTATAACGCCGAAGGAGCCTGGGTGGCTACCCGCAGCGAATACCTGAACGGAGCTGTGCCCGAAACAGTTTTGGGAACTTTGAAGAACAAATATCCGTCTGCCGTTGTTAAAGAAGGGTGGAAAATCGAAAGAGCGGATGTTGCATCTTATTACAAAGTAAGCATCGAAGAAAATGGTGCTGCCAAAACAGTACTGATGAACGATGCTGGCACTATTGTTGATTAG
- a CDS encoding ester cyclase — translation MRNLLPACTLAILAAACNTPSNPSNLQAKIDSLENELQSYRAEKALVDQHLTRFDSLDFVFYSNQQWPDFAISHAHDIVAYYPDGSKTTGLAPQHIDMLKPMFVFAPDTKIKQHPVRFGSGEWTAVIGEMEGTFSAPMPIGNGKSIPPTGKKFKLSMATIGKWKDGKMTEEYLFWDNQAFMQQIGLGQK, via the coding sequence ATGCGTAACCTCCTCCCAGCCTGCACCCTGGCTATCCTGGCAGCCGCTTGCAACACCCCCTCCAACCCCTCAAACCTCCAGGCCAAAATCGACTCCCTCGAAAATGAATTACAATCCTACCGCGCAGAAAAAGCCCTGGTCGATCAACACCTCACCCGGTTCGACTCGCTCGACTTCGTCTTCTACAGCAACCAGCAATGGCCCGATTTCGCCATCAGCCACGCACACGACATCGTGGCGTATTACCCCGACGGCAGCAAAACCACCGGCCTCGCACCCCAACATATCGACATGCTGAAACCCATGTTCGTGTTTGCGCCCGACACCAAAATCAAACAACATCCCGTCCGCTTCGGCAGCGGCGAATGGACCGCCGTCATCGGTGAAATGGAAGGCACTTTTTCCGCGCCCATGCCCATCGGCAACGGAAAATCCATCCCGCCCACCGGCAAGAAATTCAAATTGTCCATGGCCACGATCGGTAAATGGAAAGACGGGAAAATGACCGAAGAATATCTTTTCTGGGACAACCAGGCCTTCATGCAACAAATCGGTCTCGGGCAAAAATGA
- a CDS encoding helix-turn-helix domain-containing protein, with product MKEIQEILQLAMAQPAMSDQLELAVSESVAVPDCLDYTLQRYVYDRPLPVEDVAMVVYQPAKRGKSAAIELRYCVAGNKYCQRPNCNDRVCAEGHKAADCASDKLPSIDLITVRFHPGFIQSLQKSNTNSTLFELQSRKPFMKTIQPCTKSKNVLEQMVHHNYEGVLKNIFLQSKSLELLLFSSDQFIQNDTEERYGCRFLTQMEDRSKIEKARTILLEQLDAPITIRELARKVAMNECYLKKGFKAMYGTTIYDYFQKERMEKARGLLYEKGMSVSEVAMMMGYSCISHFSTAFKKHTGLKPCELLLR from the coding sequence ATGAAAGAAATACAGGAAATATTACAATTGGCGATGGCGCAGCCTGCCATGAGTGACCAGCTGGAGCTGGCGGTGTCCGAATCGGTCGCCGTTCCTGATTGTCTTGATTACACCCTGCAACGGTATGTATACGATCGTCCGCTTCCTGTGGAAGATGTGGCGATGGTGGTGTACCAGCCCGCCAAGCGCGGGAAGAGCGCGGCTATCGAACTGCGGTACTGCGTGGCGGGGAACAAGTATTGCCAGCGCCCGAACTGTAACGACCGGGTTTGTGCCGAAGGGCATAAAGCGGCGGATTGCGCGAGCGATAAACTGCCTTCGATCGATCTGATCACGGTGCGTTTCCATCCCGGGTTCATCCAGTCTTTACAGAAAAGCAATACGAACAGCACGCTGTTCGAGCTGCAATCGCGCAAGCCTTTCATGAAAACCATCCAGCCCTGCACGAAGTCGAAAAACGTGCTGGAGCAGATGGTGCACCATAATTATGAAGGGGTGTTGAAGAACATCTTCCTGCAGAGCAAATCCCTGGAGCTGTTGCTTTTCAGTTCCGACCAGTTCATCCAGAACGATACGGAAGAGCGTTACGGTTGCCGTTTCCTGACGCAGATGGAAGACCGCTCCAAGATCGAAAAGGCGCGCACCATCCTCCTGGAGCAACTGGACGCCCCCATTACCATCCGTGAGCTGGCGCGCAAGGTGGCGATGAACGAATGTTACCTCAAAAAAGGCTTTAAAGCCATGTACGGCACCACCATCTACGATTATTTCCAGAAGGAAAGAATGGAAAAGGCCCGCGGTCTCCTGTATGAAAAAGGGATGTCCGTTTCGGAAGTGGCCATGATGATGGGATATTCCTGCATTTCACATTTCTCTACCGCTTTCAAGAAGCATACAGGCCTGAAACCCTGTGAGTTACTCCTTCGCTAA
- the gyrB gene encoding DNA topoisomerase (ATP-hydrolyzing) subunit B, with the protein MSEELVQAPPATSNYGADNIQVLEGLEAVRKRPAMYIGDIGVKGLHHLVYEVVDNSIDEALAGYCKNIDVTICEDNSIRVKDDGRGIPTGMHQKEQRSALEVVMTVLHAGGKFDKNTYKVSGGLHGVGVSCVNALSDPLHVTVHREGKIFEQEYRMGHPQYSVREIGTSDITGTTVHFKPDATIFTETVYNRETLAGRLRELAFLNRNIRITLNDEREKDENGNIFSETFFSEGGIIEFVQLIDKNGRRNPLLPNPIYIETHDANANVAVEVAMLYNDSFNEHIFSYVNNINTIEGGTHVAGFRRAITRVFKSYGDKNKLFEKSKVEVTGDDFREGLSCIVSVKVPEPQFEGQTKTKLGNSDVMGIVDSAVANVLDAYLEEHPKEAKQIINKVVLAAQAREAARKARQMVQRKSVMTGSGLPGKLADCSDNDPNKCELFLVEGDSAGGTAKQGRNRNFQAILPLRGKILNVEKALEHKIYENEEIKNIFTALGVTIGTPDDDKALNLSKLRYHKLIIMTDADVDGSHIATLILTFVFRYMREMVEQGYVYLAQPPLYLVKKGKEFQYAWNEEQRKAAVTRLAGGGKEDSVTIQRYKGLGEMNAEQLWDTTMDPDVRTLKQVTIDNLPEADRIFTMLMGDEVPPRREFIESHAKYAKIDA; encoded by the coding sequence ATGAGTGAAGAATTAGTGCAAGCACCGCCTGCTACCAGCAATTACGGCGCCGATAATATCCAGGTATTGGAAGGGCTGGAAGCCGTGCGCAAACGCCCCGCCATGTATATTGGCGACATCGGTGTCAAAGGTTTACACCATCTTGTATACGAGGTGGTAGACAACTCCATCGACGAAGCCCTGGCCGGATATTGCAAGAACATTGATGTAACCATTTGTGAAGACAATTCCATCCGCGTAAAGGACGACGGCCGTGGCATCCCCACGGGCATGCACCAGAAAGAACAGCGTTCCGCGCTGGAGGTGGTGATGACCGTACTGCACGCCGGTGGTAAATTCGATAAAAACACCTACAAGGTGTCTGGCGGTCTGCACGGTGTGGGCGTATCCTGCGTGAACGCATTGAGCGACCCCCTGCATGTGACCGTTCACCGCGAAGGCAAGATCTTCGAACAGGAATACAGAATGGGGCACCCCCAGTATTCGGTACGGGAGATCGGCACGAGCGATATTACCGGGACGACCGTTCATTTCAAACCGGACGCCACCATTTTCACCGAAACGGTATATAACCGCGAAACCCTCGCCGGGCGCCTCCGTGAGCTGGCTTTCCTGAACCGCAACATCCGCATCACGCTTAACGACGAGCGCGAGAAAGACGAAAACGGCAACATCTTCAGCGAAACCTTCTTCAGCGAAGGCGGTATCATCGAGTTCGTGCAGCTGATCGACAAGAACGGCCGCCGCAACCCGCTGCTGCCCAACCCGATCTATATCGAAACGCACGACGCCAACGCCAATGTGGCGGTGGAAGTGGCCATGCTCTACAACGATTCGTTCAACGAGCACATCTTCTCCTACGTTAATAATATCAATACCATCGAAGGCGGTACCCACGTAGCCGGCTTCCGCAGGGCCATCACCCGCGTGTTCAAGTCGTACGGCGATAAGAACAAGCTGTTCGAGAAATCGAAGGTGGAGGTGACGGGAGACGACTTCCGCGAAGGGCTGTCCTGCATCGTGAGCGTGAAAGTTCCCGAACCGCAGTTCGAAGGCCAGACCAAAACCAAGCTCGGCAACTCCGACGTAATGGGTATCGTGGACTCCGCGGTAGCCAACGTGCTGGACGCTTACCTGGAAGAACATCCCAAGGAAGCCAAGCAGATCATCAACAAGGTGGTGCTCGCCGCCCAGGCCCGCGAAGCCGCCCGGAAAGCCCGCCAGATGGTACAGCGCAAGAGCGTGATGACCGGCAGCGGCCTCCCCGGCAAACTGGCCGATTGCTCCGACAACGATCCCAACAAATGCGAGCTCTTCCTCGTCGAAGGGGACTCGGCGGGTGGTACGGCCAAACAGGGCCGTAACCGTAACTTCCAGGCCATCCTGCCGCTGCGCGGTAAGATCCTGAACGTGGAAAAAGCCCTCGAGCACAAAATCTACGAGAACGAAGAGATCAAAAATATCTTTACGGCGCTTGGCGTAACCATCGGTACACCCGACGACGATAAAGCCCTCAACCTCAGCAAACTCCGTTATCACAAGCTGATCATCATGACGGATGCCGACGTGGACGGAAGCCACATCGCCACCCTCATCCTCACCTTCGTATTCCGCTACATGCGCGAAATGGTGGAGCAAGGGTATGTATACCTCGCTCAGCCCCCGCTGTACCTCGTGAAGAAAGGCAAGGAATTCCAGTACGCCTGGAACGAAGAACAGCGCAAGGCGGCCGTTACGCGGCTGGCCGGCGGCGGTAAGGAAGACAGCGTGACCATCCAGCGATATAAAGGTTTGGGTGAGATGAACGCCGAACAGTTGTGGGACACCACGATGGACCCGGACGTTCGTACGCTGAAACAGGTGACGATCGACAATCTCCCGGAAGCCGACCGCATCTTCACCATGCTCATGGGCGACGAGGTACCCCCGCGCCGCGAATTCATCGAATCGCACGCCAAATACGCAAAAATCGACGCGTAA
- a CDS encoding SIMPL domain-containing protein has product MKRLTVLLMALVMTATSFAQTTDNKPPVKKIEVNGSAEIEITPDEIYFNITLREYMKNKTQKVSITELEQKLQKAVEAAGIAKGDFTIANVFGYNYDQWWKKKKDAPDFMARKQYRLKLTRLDKINGILAAVDEEGIESANVASFSSSKMEEYRKQVKIEALKAAKAKAEYLVAAIGENLAGVIEIQEFNTDQYSDVRPEMANMMVRKTAAYDAAGGAPDSNIDFKTIKIRAEVRAVWGIK; this is encoded by the coding sequence ATGAAAAGATTAACCGTACTTTTAATGGCCCTTGTTATGACAGCAACTTCCTTTGCACAGACTACCGACAACAAGCCCCCGGTAAAAAAGATCGAAGTGAACGGCAGCGCCGAAATCGAGATCACGCCCGACGAGATCTATTTCAACATCACCCTGCGCGAATACATGAAGAACAAAACGCAGAAGGTATCCATCACCGAACTGGAACAAAAACTCCAGAAAGCCGTGGAAGCCGCTGGTATCGCGAAAGGTGATTTCACCATCGCCAACGTATTCGGTTATAACTATGACCAGTGGTGGAAAAAGAAGAAAGATGCGCCCGATTTCATGGCCCGCAAACAGTATCGCCTGAAACTGACCCGCCTCGACAAAATCAACGGCATCCTCGCCGCTGTGGATGAAGAAGGCATCGAAAGCGCGAACGTAGCTTCTTTCAGCAGCAGCAAAATGGAAGAATACCGCAAACAGGTGAAGATCGAAGCGCTGAAAGCCGCCAAGGCAAAAGCGGAATACCTGGTAGCCGCTATCGGTGAAAACCTCGCCGGTGTGATCGAGATCCAGGAATTCAACACCGATCAGTACAGCGACGTTCGTCCTGAAATGGCGAATATGATGGTCCGCAAAACTGCCGCTTACGATGCTGCAGGCGGTGCGCCCGATTCCAACATCGATTTCAAAACCATCAAGATCCGTGCGGAAGTGCGTGCCGTATGGGGGATCAAATAA
- the mfd gene encoding transcription-repair coupling factor: MNLQGVLQLFERDPRLKSLADGTLMPAPRYFHLTGLTGSAAAFVAVAHRNSSDANHLIILNDKEEAAYFHNDLEHLSQALDIFYFPDSFKKTGVFSDFNSSHSMLRTEALMKLTGPQPHKKVLVTYPEAIFEKVAGNTSYNTNMVSVKVGENLKVDELLAKLVEWGFESTDFVYEPGQYAVRGGILDIYSFGNDKPYRMELFGDEVDSIRLFDPESQLSERKLMQVTLIANMDTRATTHQKMSLTEFLPENTTVWIKDPAYVQGVLNQMEQRLDDWLQSGRATDVSDDEAIQLYEADFSKADVLMNDLLQRHCVVFGAHFNFEKVPAGVQEIAFRTMEQPVFNRQFDLLIKDLSAQNAAKTALFIFAENPRQLERLRSIFEDLKADFLFYPIPVPISAGFVDPGLKIVCYTDHQIFQRFHKYKVKQAYNKNKAITLKTLQELQSGDFVTHIDHGVGVYSGLQKIEVGGKMQEAIRIIYKNNDLLYVNINSLHKISKYTGKEGVTPKVNKLGSDAWEKLKEKAKTEVKDIAKDLIKLYAARKAQQGFQHTPDTYLQTELEASFIYEDTPDQSKATADVKRDMESPSPMDRLVCGDVGFGKTEVAVRAAFKTVVDGKQAAVLVPTTILAFQHWKTFSERLKDFPCTVDYINRFKSAKEKKETLKRLEEGKVDIIIGTHSLLGKEVKFKDLGVMIVDEEQKFGVTAKEKLKTMKVNVDTLTLTATPIPRTLQFSLMGARDLSIINTPPPNRQPIETEVLVFDKEQIRDAIYYETERGGQVYFIHNRVNGLREMAGLIQELCPDLSIATAHGQMEGHKLEEVILDFIDRKYDVLVCTNIVESGVDISNANTIIINNAHHFGLSDLHQLRGRVGRSNKKAFCYLMAPPMSTLPADSRKRLQTLEQHSELGSGFQIAMRDLDIRGAGNLLGGEQSGFIAEIGFDMYQKILDEAIRELKQTDFKDLFKDQLEEKKDYVSDTTIDTDLEILIPDTYIESIQERLNLYQELDNITQESKLQEFAAGLEDRFGPAPEPVHDLYTTIRCRWMAIALGFEKMILKEETLRCYFINNPDSPYFESPTFQHILHYIQTRTNNARLKQVGKNFMLIVDRIDSMTKLHDFLRKMTDARS; this comes from the coding sequence ATGAATTTGCAGGGAGTATTACAATTATTTGAACGTGATCCCCGCCTGAAATCACTGGCGGACGGGACCCTCATGCCCGCGCCCCGCTATTTTCACCTCACGGGCCTTACCGGCAGCGCCGCCGCCTTCGTGGCAGTGGCCCACCGCAACAGCTCAGACGCCAATCACCTCATCATCCTGAACGACAAGGAAGAAGCCGCTTATTTCCATAACGACCTGGAACATCTTTCCCAGGCGCTGGATATCTTCTACTTCCCCGATTCGTTCAAGAAAACCGGCGTCTTTTCCGACTTCAACAGCAGCCACAGCATGCTGCGGACGGAAGCCCTCATGAAGCTCACCGGGCCCCAGCCCCACAAGAAAGTGCTCGTCACCTACCCCGAAGCCATCTTCGAAAAGGTAGCCGGCAACACATCGTACAACACCAACATGGTGTCTGTCAAAGTCGGCGAAAACCTCAAGGTAGACGAGCTCCTCGCCAAACTCGTGGAATGGGGCTTCGAAAGCACCGATTTCGTGTACGAGCCCGGGCAATACGCCGTTCGCGGCGGCATCCTGGACATATATTCCTTCGGGAACGACAAGCCCTACCGCATGGAACTCTTCGGAGACGAGGTAGACTCCATCCGCCTGTTCGACCCCGAATCCCAGCTTTCCGAGCGCAAGCTCATGCAGGTGACCCTCATCGCCAATATGGACACCCGGGCCACCACGCACCAGAAAATGTCGCTCACGGAATTCCTCCCGGAAAACACCACCGTCTGGATCAAAGACCCCGCTTACGTACAGGGCGTACTGAACCAGATGGAACAGCGGCTCGACGACTGGCTGCAATCCGGCCGCGCCACAGACGTGAGCGACGACGAAGCCATTCAGCTGTATGAAGCAGACTTCTCGAAGGCGGATGTGCTCATGAACGACCTGCTGCAGCGCCATTGCGTGGTGTTCGGGGCGCACTTCAATTTCGAAAAGGTACCGGCCGGCGTGCAGGAAATCGCGTTCCGGACGATGGAACAACCCGTTTTCAACCGCCAGTTCGATCTGCTCATCAAAGACCTTTCCGCCCAGAACGCCGCCAAAACCGCGCTGTTCATCTTCGCGGAAAACCCGCGGCAGCTCGAAAGGCTCCGCAGCATTTTCGAAGACCTCAAAGCCGATTTTCTTTTCTATCCCATCCCGGTGCCCATCAGCGCAGGGTTCGTGGACCCGGGTCTGAAAATCGTTTGCTATACCGATCACCAGATCTTCCAGCGCTTCCATAAATACAAAGTGAAGCAGGCCTACAATAAGAACAAGGCCATTACGCTGAAAACTTTACAGGAACTGCAGTCCGGCGATTTCGTGACCCACATCGATCACGGCGTGGGCGTATATTCCGGCTTGCAGAAAATCGAAGTGGGCGGGAAGATGCAGGAAGCGATCCGTATCATCTATAAAAACAACGATCTGCTGTATGTGAACATCAACTCACTGCACAAGATCAGCAAATACACCGGCAAGGAAGGCGTTACGCCCAAAGTCAATAAACTCGGCAGCGACGCGTGGGAGAAACTGAAGGAAAAAGCGAAAACCGAAGTAAAGGACATCGCCAAAGACCTCATCAAGCTCTACGCCGCCCGCAAAGCGCAGCAAGGGTTCCAGCATACGCCGGATACCTATCTGCAAACCGAACTGGAAGCCTCGTTCATTTACGAAGACACGCCAGACCAGTCTAAAGCCACGGCCGACGTGAAGCGCGACATGGAATCCCCCTCGCCGATGGACCGCCTCGTTTGCGGCGACGTGGGCTTCGGCAAAACCGAAGTAGCCGTGCGCGCCGCATTCAAAACCGTGGTAGACGGCAAACAGGCCGCCGTGCTCGTGCCCACCACCATCCTCGCGTTCCAGCACTGGAAAACGTTCTCCGAGCGGTTGAAGGATTTCCCCTGCACGGTGGATTACATCAACCGTTTCAAATCCGCCAAGGAGAAGAAGGAAACGCTGAAAAGACTGGAAGAAGGAAAGGTAGACATCATCATCGGTACGCATTCGCTGCTCGGCAAGGAAGTGAAGTTCAAAGACCTCGGCGTCATGATCGTGGACGAAGAACAGAAATTCGGCGTTACGGCGAAGGAAAAGCTGAAAACGATGAAAGTGAACGTGGATACGCTCACGCTAACGGCCACGCCTATCCCGAGGACGTTGCAGTTCTCGCTCATGGGCGCGCGCGACCTTTCCATCATCAATACCCCGCCGCCCAACCGCCAGCCCATCGAAACGGAAGTGCTCGTGTTCGACAAAGAGCAGATCCGCGACGCCATTTATTATGAAACGGAGCGCGGTGGCCAGGTGTATTTCATCCACAACCGGGTAAACGGTCTGCGCGAAATGGCCGGCCTCATCCAGGAGCTTTGCCCGGACCTGAGCATCGCCACGGCGCACGGGCAGATGGAAGGGCATAAGCTGGAAGAAGTGATCCTCGATTTCATCGACCGCAAGTACGACGTGCTGGTTTGTACCAATATCGTGGAAAGCGGGGTGGATATTTCCAACGCCAATACCATTATCATCAACAACGCCCATCACTTCGGCCTGAGCGATCTGCACCAGCTGCGCGGCCGTGTGGGCAGAAGCAATAAGAAAGCGTTCTGTTACCTGATGGCGCCGCCGATGAGCACGCTGCCGGCAGACAGCCGCAAACGCCTCCAGACGCTGGAGCAACACAGCGAACTGGGCTCCGGCTTCCAGATCGCCATGCGCGACCTCGATATCCGCGGCGCCGGGAATCTCCTGGGCGGCGAACAAAGCGGCTTCATCGCGGAGATCGGGTTCGATATGTACCAGAAAATCCTCGACGAAGCCATCCGCGAGCTCAAGCAAACCGATTTCAAAGACCTGTTCAAAGACCAGCTGGAAGAAAAGAAAGATTACGTTTCCGATACTACCATCGATACCGACCTCGAAATCCTCATCCCCGACACGTATATCGAAAGCATCCAGGAAAGACTGAACCTCTACCAGGAGCTCGACAATATCACGCAGGAGTCCAAACTACAGGAATTCGCCGCCGGGCTGGAAGACCGCTTCGGGCCCGCACCGGAACCCGTACACGATCTGTATACCACCATCCGCTGCCGCTGGATGGCCATTGCACTGGGCTTCGAGAAAATGATCCTCAAGGAAGAAACCCTCCGCTGTTATTTCATCAATAACCCGGACAGCCCCTACTTCGAATCGCCCACGTTCCAGCATATCCTGCACTACATCCAGACGCGCACCAACAACGCACGCCTGAAACAGGTAGGCAAGAATTTCATGCTCATCGTAGACAGGATAGACTCCATGACCAAGCTGCACGACTTCCTCCGCAAAATGACCGACGCGCGGAGTTAA
- a CDS encoding ferredoxin--NADP reductase → MLEQWYTGVVTKIVNETYNTRRYWIHIPEKEAFHFKAGQFVTLDLPIHEKKNKRWRSYSIASHPNGSAEIELVIVLLEGGAGTTYIFNEIREGSELTLRGPLGNFVLPESLDRDIFLICTGTGIAPFRSMAKFLHKNDIAHPDIHLIYGSRFEKDILYKDEMRALAAEMPGFHYHPTLSREDNPEWTGHRGYVHQVYEELLADRRPAHFFLCGWKAMIDEARQRIQAMGYDRHDVHLELYG, encoded by the coding sequence ATGCTCGAACAATGGTATACCGGCGTGGTAACGAAGATTGTGAACGAGACGTATAACACGCGTAGATATTGGATCCACATCCCCGAAAAGGAAGCATTCCACTTTAAGGCCGGGCAGTTCGTGACGCTGGATTTGCCCATCCACGAAAAGAAAAACAAGCGCTGGCGGAGTTATTCCATCGCCTCCCACCCCAACGGTTCCGCTGAAATAGAACTGGTGATCGTGTTACTGGAAGGCGGCGCCGGCACCACTTATATTTTCAATGAAATCAGAGAAGGCAGCGAGCTGACGCTCCGCGGGCCGCTGGGCAATTTCGTGCTGCCCGAATCGCTCGACCGCGACATTTTCCTCATCTGCACGGGCACGGGCATTGCGCCGTTCCGGTCGATGGCCAAGTTCCTGCACAAAAACGACATCGCGCATCCGGATATCCATCTTATTTACGGTTCGCGGTTCGAGAAGGATATTTTGTACAAAGACGAGATGCGCGCCCTTGCCGCAGAGATGCCCGGTTTCCACTACCACCCTACCCTTTCGCGGGAAGACAATCCGGAATGGACGGGCCACCGCGGCTATGTTCACCAGGTATACGAGGAGTTGCTGGCCGACCGCCGCCCGGCGCATTTCTTCCTTTGCGGCTGGAAAGCGATGATCGACGAGGCGCGGCAGCGGATACAGGCGATGGGGTACGACCGGCACGATGTTCACCTGGAACTGTACGGTTGA
- a CDS encoding glycine--tRNA ligase — protein sequence MATDQNKFQAIISHCKEYGFIFPSSEIYDGLSAVYDYGQYGAELKKNVRDYWWRSMTQMHENIVGIDAAIFMHPTVWKASGHVDNFSDPMIDNKDSKKRYRVDHLIEGFAETLDAEAGKALIAEMEGLISKDDFAGLKKLIEDNKIKCSVSGTVNWTDVRQFNLMFSTEFGAVASDNEDDNKVYLRPETAQGIFVNFLNVQKTGRMKIPFGIAQVGKAFRNEIVARQFVFRMREFEQMEMQFFIRPGTEDEWYAYWKEERLKWHKSLGIDNSKLQFHDHPKLAFYAKAAVDIEYDFPIGFKEVEGIHSRTNHDLSQHQKFSGKKLQYFDPEINQNYVPYVIETSIGLDRCCFMVLSEAYEEQEVGTPEKPDTRTVLKFPAKLAPIKLAVFPLTKKDGLPEIAKSLIADCKKNFYCYYEEKDSIGKRYRRQDAIGTPFCVTVDHQTIEDGTVTIRHRDSMEQERIPLTAVKEMVMKAMMD from the coding sequence ATGGCAACAGATCAGAACAAGTTCCAGGCGATCATTTCGCACTGTAAAGAATACGGTTTCATTTTCCCGTCGAGCGAAATTTACGACGGTCTGAGCGCGGTGTACGACTACGGTCAGTACGGCGCGGAGCTCAAGAAAAACGTGCGCGACTATTGGTGGCGTTCCATGACCCAGATGCATGAAAACATCGTGGGCATCGACGCGGCGATCTTCATGCACCCCACGGTTTGGAAAGCTTCCGGGCACGTAGATAACTTCTCCGACCCGATGATCGATAATAAAGACAGCAAGAAGCGCTACCGCGTAGACCACCTGATCGAAGGGTTCGCCGAAACGCTGGACGCGGAAGCGGGCAAAGCCCTGATCGCCGAAATGGAGGGCCTTATTTCCAAAGACGATTTCGCCGGCCTGAAAAAGCTGATCGAGGATAACAAGATCAAATGCTCCGTGAGCGGGACCGTTAACTGGACAGACGTTCGCCAGTTCAACCTCATGTTTTCCACCGAGTTCGGCGCCGTTGCGTCCGACAACGAAGACGATAATAAAGTGTATCTCCGCCCGGAAACGGCGCAGGGTATTTTCGTGAACTTCCTGAACGTGCAGAAAACGGGCCGTATGAAAATCCCGTTCGGTATCGCGCAGGTGGGTAAGGCGTTCCGTAACGAGATCGTTGCCCGCCAGTTCGTGTTCCGCATGCGCGAGTTCGAGCAGATGGAGATGCAGTTCTTTATCCGCCCTGGCACGGAAGACGAATGGTATGCTTACTGGAAAGAAGAGCGGTTGAAATGGCATAAGTCGCTGGGCATCGATAACTCGAAATTGCAGTTCCACGATCACCCTAAGCTGGCTTTCTACGCTAAAGCGGCGGTGGATATCGAATATGATTTCCCCATTGGTTTCAAAGAAGTGGAAGGTATCCATTCCCGTACAAACCATGACCTGTCGCAACACCAGAAATTCTCCGGCAAGAAGCTCCAGTACTTCGATCCCGAGATCAACCAGAACTACGTTCCGTACGTGATCGAAACTTCGATCGGTCTGGACCGCTGCTGCTTCATGGTGCTTTCGGAAGCGTATGAAGAGCAGGAAGTGGGTACTCCTGAAAAACCGGATACCCGCACGGTGCTGAAGTTCCCCGCGAAGCTGGCTCCCATCAAGCTGGCCGTATTCCCGCTGACCAAAAAAGACGGGCTGCCTGAAATTGCGAAAAGCCTCATCGCAGATTGCAAAAAGAATTTCTACTGCTACTACGAAGAGAAAGATTCCATCGGTAAGCGCTATCGCCGTCAGGATGCCATCGGTACGCCGTTCTGCGTGACCGTAGATCACCAGACGATCGAAGACGGTACGGTAACCATCCGCCACCGCGACTCCATGGAGCAGGAACGCATCCCGCTCACCGCCGTGAAGGAAATGGTCATGAAAGCTATGATGGATTAA
- a CDS encoding nucleotide pyrophosphohydrolase → MTIQEAQQRVDQWINTTGVRYFSELTNMAILTEEVGEVARIISRQYGDQSFKPSDRDKNLADELADVLWVVMCLANQTGVDLTAALEQNFEKKTTRDATRHKDNEKLKG, encoded by the coding sequence ATGACCATCCAGGAAGCCCAGCAGCGCGTAGACCAATGGATCAACACCACCGGCGTCCGCTACTTTTCCGAACTCACCAACATGGCCATCCTCACCGAAGAGGTCGGCGAAGTGGCCCGGATCATCAGCCGCCAGTACGGCGACCAATCGTTCAAACCCTCCGACCGCGATAAAAACCTGGCAGACGAGCTGGCGGATGTACTGTGGGTGGTGATGTGCCTGGCCAACCAGACCGGTGTAGACCTCACCGCGGCGCTGGAACAGAATTTCGAGAAAAAAACCACACGAGACGCCACCCGGCATAAAGACAATGAAAAGCTGAAAGGCTAA